In a genomic window of Styela clava chromosome 11, kaStyClav1.hap1.2, whole genome shotgun sequence:
- the LOC120348073 gene encoding uncharacterized protein LOC120348073 isoform X2, producing the protein MNSKLFILLICFASLLALSSAASCDAQGQCKYGGRCGPNNQCICPMNCNPPTWNMNPEQLYCSPKKGQRPKIFWNICFVMAEACELQRDVPLIKFDFKKPISKQCQAKNAQTWHLCPKPEDFMGPCGGTLDQSVDGGVCLKDKNTQETRCECPQGKFGLNCDQKIVLLNLDKGNVTDEENDTNLIGVGLGATLVAGVLLGLFALIRFRKRKQNIDIEKHDADVLPDSKIAEFQNNRCDYHKDNNSNWSNRNCIVEIASDIENVSTDQTNSAASQGSPKRQRLSGISAHMPGDNNNNQAEKYERKNHSKNTKVGLNADEGDITKNAEDS; encoded by the exons atgaattcaaaattatttattttattgatctGCTTCGCTTCACTATTGG CACTTTCAAGTGCAGCATCATGCGATGCTCAAGGTCAGTGCAAGTACGGTGGAAGATGTGGGCCTAATAACCAATGTATTTGTCCAATGAATTGTAATCCACCAACATGGAACATGAACCCTGAGCAACTGTACTGCTCGCCGAAGAAG GGTCAAAGGCCgaaaatattttggaatataTGCTTTGTTATGGCAGAAGCATGCGAGCTGCAGAGAGACGTTCCTTTGATAAAATTCGATTTCAAGAAACCGATATCTAAGCAATGCCAAG CAAAGAATGCCCAAACTTGGCATCTGTGCCCTAAACCAGAGGACTTTATGGGACCGTGCGGCGGCACATTAGATCAAAGCGTCGATGGCGGGGTTTGCCTGAAAGACAAAAATACTCAGGAAACGCGATGCGA ATGTCCACAAGGAAAATTTGGATTGAATTGTGACCAGAAGATAGTATTGCTGAATTTAGACAAGGGGAATGTAACAGACGAAGAAAACGACACTAACTTGATAGGTGTGGGCCTTGGTGCTACTCTAGTCGCCGGAGTGCTCTTAGGATTATTTGCACTAATAAG GTTCCGTAAGCGAAAACAAAACATCGATATCGAGAAACACGACGCTGACGTTCTCCCTGATTCAAAGATTGCTGAGTTCCAAAACAACAGATGTGATTACCACAAAGACAACAATTCAAACTGGTCCAACAGAAATTGCATTGTCGAAATCGCAAGTGATATTGAGAACGTCTCGACGGATCAGACGAACTCAGCGGCGTCGCAAGGCTCTCCGAAACGGCAAAGGTTGAGTGGAATTTCCGCTCATATGCCTggtgataataataataaccaaGCTGAAAAGTACGAACGAAAAAATCATTCTAAAAACACAAAAGTGGGATTAAACGCAGACGAAGGAGACATTACCAAGAACGCTGAAGACAGCTAG
- the LOC120348073 gene encoding uncharacterized protein LOC120348073 isoform X1 → MNSKLFILLICFASLLALSSAASCDAQGQCKYGGRCGPNNQCICPMNCNPPTWNMNPEQLYCSPKKGQRPKIFWNICFVMAEACELQRDVPLIKFDFKKPISKQCQGTEEAKNAQTWHLCPKPEDFMGPCGGTLDQSVDGGVCLKDKNTQETRCECPQGKFGLNCDQKIVLLNLDKGNVTDEENDTNLIGVGLGATLVAGVLLGLFALIRFRKRKQNIDIEKHDADVLPDSKIAEFQNNRCDYHKDNNSNWSNRNCIVEIASDIENVSTDQTNSAASQGSPKRQRLSGISAHMPGDNNNNQAEKYERKNHSKNTKVGLNADEGDITKNAEDS, encoded by the exons atgaattcaaaattatttattttattgatctGCTTCGCTTCACTATTGG CACTTTCAAGTGCAGCATCATGCGATGCTCAAGGTCAGTGCAAGTACGGTGGAAGATGTGGGCCTAATAACCAATGTATTTGTCCAATGAATTGTAATCCACCAACATGGAACATGAACCCTGAGCAACTGTACTGCTCGCCGAAGAAG GGTCAAAGGCCgaaaatattttggaatataTGCTTTGTTATGGCAGAAGCATGCGAGCTGCAGAGAGACGTTCCTTTGATAAAATTCGATTTCAAGAAACCGATATCTAAGCAATGCCAAGGTACTGAGGAAG CAAAGAATGCCCAAACTTGGCATCTGTGCCCTAAACCAGAGGACTTTATGGGACCGTGCGGCGGCACATTAGATCAAAGCGTCGATGGCGGGGTTTGCCTGAAAGACAAAAATACTCAGGAAACGCGATGCGA ATGTCCACAAGGAAAATTTGGATTGAATTGTGACCAGAAGATAGTATTGCTGAATTTAGACAAGGGGAATGTAACAGACGAAGAAAACGACACTAACTTGATAGGTGTGGGCCTTGGTGCTACTCTAGTCGCCGGAGTGCTCTTAGGATTATTTGCACTAATAAG GTTCCGTAAGCGAAAACAAAACATCGATATCGAGAAACACGACGCTGACGTTCTCCCTGATTCAAAGATTGCTGAGTTCCAAAACAACAGATGTGATTACCACAAAGACAACAATTCAAACTGGTCCAACAGAAATTGCATTGTCGAAATCGCAAGTGATATTGAGAACGTCTCGACGGATCAGACGAACTCAGCGGCGTCGCAAGGCTCTCCGAAACGGCAAAGGTTGAGTGGAATTTCCGCTCATATGCCTggtgataataataataaccaaGCTGAAAAGTACGAACGAAAAAATCATTCTAAAAACACAAAAGTGGGATTAAACGCAGACGAAGGAGACATTACCAAGAACGCTGAAGACAGCTAG
- the LOC120348073 gene encoding uncharacterized protein LOC120348073 isoform X3 yields MNSKLFILLICFASLLALSSAASCDAQGQCKYGGRCGPNNQCICPMNCNPPTWNMNPEQLYCSPKKGQRPKIFWNICFVMAEACELQRDVPLIKFDFKKPISKQCQGTEEAKNAQTWHLCPKPEDFMGPCGGTLDQSVDGGVCLKDKNTQETRCECPQGKFGLNCDQKIVLLNLDKGNVTDEENDTNLIGSVSENKTSISRNTTLTFSLIQRLLSSKTTDVITTKTTIQTGPTEIALSKSQVILRTSRRIRRTQRRRKALRNGKG; encoded by the exons atgaattcaaaattatttattttattgatctGCTTCGCTTCACTATTGG CACTTTCAAGTGCAGCATCATGCGATGCTCAAGGTCAGTGCAAGTACGGTGGAAGATGTGGGCCTAATAACCAATGTATTTGTCCAATGAATTGTAATCCACCAACATGGAACATGAACCCTGAGCAACTGTACTGCTCGCCGAAGAAG GGTCAAAGGCCgaaaatattttggaatataTGCTTTGTTATGGCAGAAGCATGCGAGCTGCAGAGAGACGTTCCTTTGATAAAATTCGATTTCAAGAAACCGATATCTAAGCAATGCCAAGGTACTGAGGAAG CAAAGAATGCCCAAACTTGGCATCTGTGCCCTAAACCAGAGGACTTTATGGGACCGTGCGGCGGCACATTAGATCAAAGCGTCGATGGCGGGGTTTGCCTGAAAGACAAAAATACTCAGGAAACGCGATGCGA ATGTCCACAAGGAAAATTTGGATTGAATTGTGACCAGAAGATAGTATTGCTGAATTTAGACAAGGGGAATGTAACAGACGAAGAAAACGACACTAACTTGATAG GTTCCGTAAGCGAAAACAAAACATCGATATCGAGAAACACGACGCTGACGTTCTCCCTGATTCAAAGATTGCTGAGTTCCAAAACAACAGATGTGATTACCACAAAGACAACAATTCAAACTGGTCCAACAGAAATTGCATTGTCGAAATCGCAAGTGATATTGAGAACGTCTCGACGGATCAGACGAACTCAGCGGCGTCGCAAGGCTCTCCGAAACGGCAAAGGTTGA